From a single Ciconia boyciana chromosome 6, ASM3463844v1, whole genome shotgun sequence genomic region:
- the CEP170B gene encoding centrosomal protein of 170 kDa protein B isoform X1, whose amino-acid sequence MYVLEQIQHKVPEEALKHEKYTSQLQMNYKGTAVKRAEQPMEHSVYTESPQAKLEKGERKAITETNTYRTPLYGQPSWWGEDDANNKEDRRQEEHYSERSKEISQHEEELNGNVSAYRDAQEQSVFAFRREPSYFEIPTKEFQQPSKSPETQVHEIPTKDIDAVVAPVVQSHASFTIEFDDGTPGKIKIKDHVTKFSLRQRRPYSKEPAHTEVMSAESKVADWLVQNDPSLMRRQSPGDDVYSTKSDLPVHVRTLKGSWSLTESCCVPSHPFPSPKKGSRHEDGTQSDSEDPVAPKAEKETTTGSERATEQTRLQRQMRRDPHEMLHNKQAFVIEFFEDTPRKKRSQSFTHSAHSSQSDTDPGLKTKVEKRKNAVPAEKLGNAVPPSHLGAQAGKPSNSSSGTQRTSSFKREKTEDRINSSSSSASRASAKTYGSIGRKSKMAQDFMAEYLRETAQSGKLSAEKPAPLPMPVAPRVVISSEPESASAPPPEVKSAQGRRNDEEDSVSETGTYTIETESQDKEVEEARKMIDQVFGVLESPEFSRISSAFRPIIKGEKDDSDSHQHLISENGTSQKSPLLQAFASKAVSGSQADAQMSAASQGSQKWVSRWASLADSYSDSGSVSGQGDGGAESSVAPKPGEPENAVPLRTRRLLPQLPPSDKSDSPTPTVLVCQESYSEVTKRTIVKDHCVEAYGDPSSRLFIQEDLDPDSLSDASRSDDGFSTEKGKKYKDNKMLEQMGEETKSESRQPGASRVSNVRAVSEPVSTSFYIGDDSNDVGIPSKLSLSMSHARADKDGKGQEFSFKSAGTPVPGKPPVKDVSAYINAAGKVVISLHQSLPQDQENVAGKETSSFVRQESFTKDKSSGGVPQNKLPHISSHPLLKDLEAVRSTRMDFGQETHLLLKDTETALAALEAKLLGQSQQLEPSETAGQLEDSLSGDSDVDTASTVSLVSGKNVPMSAPKRKPVASLQKEKSSSTPSIQDQCGQPSARDRLTEKRKTQVPEASNRVEAAKRFQMKRSAGARGSLDFTDDERSSSLPYLPVPDAVVSDQEHSVTRPVPRRKPFTQATKEDHSKTTSNVQKIQQVLTRSNSLSTPRPTRASKLRRARLGDASDNECVDTEKTASNPEATAPGPKQSTETKKLSRLDILAMPRKRAGSFTVPSDSETAQSRSGFPGRSVEPYRKMGVSGSEVRAAARKTAAAASAKQPFSRTRSSSVKYSSSSTSRRRPQGSDYTSTSEEEYGSNHSSPKHKRSHTSTATQTPRIRGSGLSKQKHNGRETDDDEDFDDRPDPYNFMAQTAEIAEIARLSQTLVKDVAILAREIHDVAGDGDSQSSSGTGPSTSLSSVPNTPASTISAREEIARRSFRLAYPSQLVQHIPEASLNYQKVPPGSVELKDFDQNMNDNREEDPSRKTRTRNREEVIFDNLMLNPVSQLSHTIRENTENLAEKMKILFQNSERTWEEMEAKINSENEVPILKTSNKEISSILKELRRVQKQLEVINAIIDPTGNLDVVASNKASSAAKQSTATKVRTANTSGSTLETLSPAQMRNYTQKSNCGSSSLQDSNFIPDGEKYVI is encoded by the exons ATGTATGTCCTGGAACAAATTCAACACAAAGTCCCAGAAGAAGCATTAAAG CATGAGAAGTACACCAGCCAACTTCAGATGAATTACAAAGGCACGGCAGTGAAGAGGGCGGAGCAGCCCATGGAGCACAGTGTCTACACTGAGTCCCCGCAAGCAAAGctagagaaaggagagaggaaagcaatTACAG AGACCAATACTTACCGCACCCCTCTTTATGGGCAGCCCTCCTGGTGGGGGGAAGATGATGCAAATAACAAGGAGGACAGAAGGCAAGAGGAACATTACTCAG AAAGATCAAAAGAGATAAGCCAACATGAAGAGGAACTGAATGGTAATGTTTCTGCTTATAGAGATGCCCAAGAACAGTCTGTGTTTGCCTTCCGGAGAGAGCCAAGTTACTTTGAGATTCCAACTAAAGAATTTCAGCAGCCATCAAAATCTCCAGAAACACAGGTCCATGAGATCCCAACGAAGGATATTGATGCTGTAGTAGCCCCTGTTGTACAGAGTCATGCCTCTTTCACCATTGAATTTGATGATGGTACCcctggtaaaataaaaataaaagaccacGTAACTAAATTTTCGCTCAGACAGAGAAGACCATATAGTAAAGAACCAGCTCATACAGAAGTGATGTCAGCGGAGAGCAAAGTGGCTGACTGGCTTGTCCAGAATGACCCAAGCTTGATGAGACGGCAGTCTCCAGGAGATGATGTGTACAGTACAAAGAGTGACCTGCCAGTTCATGTGAGGACGCTTAAAG GTTCCTGGTCGTTGACTGAATCGTGTTGTGTGCCTTCACACCCGTTTCCTTCTCcaaaaaaag GCAGTAGGCACGAGGACGGGACACAGAGCGACTCCGAAGACCCCGTGGCACCCAAGGCAGAGAAGGAGACAACAACGGGCAGTGAACGTGCGACAGAGCAAACCCGTCTGCAGCGCCAGATGAGGCGTGATCCCCACGAGATGCTGCACAACAAGCAGGCCTTCGTCATCGAGTTCTTCGAGGACACGCCGCGGAAGAAGCGGTCGCAGTCCTTCACGCACAGTGCTCACTCCTCCCAGAGCGACACTGATCCGGGGCTGAAGACCAAAGTCGAAAAGCGCAAGAATGCCGTGCCAGCAGAGAAGCTGGGAAATGCGGTGCCGCCGTCCCATCTTGGGGCCCAGGCGGGCAAACCCAGTAACAGCTCCTCTGGCACCCAAAGAACTAGCTCCTTcaagagagagaagacagaggatCGGATCAActcttcatcctcctctgcttccagaGCATCAGCCAAAACTTACGGGAGCATTGGGAGGAAGTCTAAAATGGCTCAGGATTTTATGGCTGAGTACTTGCGGGAGACTGCTCAGTCTGGGAAGCTGAGCGCTGAGAAACCAGCACCTCTGCCCATGCCAGTAGCTCCACGCGTGGTTATATCCTCAGAACCAGAGTCTGCCTCTGCTCCACCTCCGGAGGTAAAGtctgcccagggcaggaggaatGATGAGGAAGACAGCGTAAGTGAGACGGGCACATACACCATTGAGACGGAGTCGCAGGATAAAGAGGTGGAGGAAGCGCGAAAAATGATAGATCAg GTTTTTGGTGTTCTTGAGTCGCCCGAATTTTCCAGAATCTCTTCAGCCTTTAGACCAATAATTAAAGGTGAAAAAGATGACTCTGATTCTCATCAGCATCTAATCAGTGAAAATGGCACTAGTCAGAAGTCACCCTTGCTCCAGGCATTTGCCTCTAAAGCTGTGAGTGGGTCTCAGGCTGATGCACAG ATGTCTGCAGCATCTCAAGGGAGTCAGAAGTGGGTGTCTAGGTGGGCGAGCCTTGCGGACAGTTACTCTGACTCTGGATCTGTCTCTGGGCAGGGTGATGGAGGTGCAG AAAGCAGTGTAGCCCCAAAACCCGGGGAACCAGAAAATGCTGTGCCCTTGAGAACAAGGcgccttcttccccagctcccaccaAGTGATAAATCGGACAGCCCCACGCCCACGGTCCTGGTCTGCCAGGAGTCCTACTCTGAGGTTACCAAGAGAACCATCGTGAAGGACCACTGTGTGGAAGCCTATGGCGATCCCAGCAGCCGCCTCTTCATCCAAGAAGACTTGGATCCAGATAGCCTCAGCGATGCCAGCAGATCTGATGATGGCTTCAGCAcggaaaaaggcaagaaatataaagacaataaaatgcTAGAGCAGATgggggaagaaacaaaatcagagaGCCGGCAGCCAGGAGCCTCCCGAGTGTCAAATGTGAGAGCTGTAAGTGAGCCAGTTTCTACTTCGTTCTACATTGGTGATGACAGCAACGATGTGGGGATTCCCTCGAAGCTCTCTCTGAGCATGTCCCATGCTCGAGCAGACAAAGATGGCAAGGGTCAGGAGTTTTCCTTCAAGTCTGCTGGCACACCAGTTCCTGGAAAGCCACCGGTCAAAGATGTTAGCGCTTATATTAATGCAGCAGGAAAAGTGGTTATTTCCCTTCACCAGAGTCTTCCTCAAGATCAGGAAAACGtggcaggaaaggaaacatcATCTTTTGTTAGACAGGAAAGTTTTACCAAAGATAAATCAAGCGGTGGTGTTCCTCAAAATAAACTCCCGCATATTTCAAGTCACCCTCTGCTTAAAGACTTAGAGGCTGTTCGGTCAACCCGTATGGACTTTGGTCAGGAGACTCATCTTCTCCTTAAGGACACTGAAACTGCCTTGGCAGCACTGGAAGCCAAATTACTTGGTCAAAGCCAACAGCTGGAACCCTCGGAAACTGCTGGTCAGCTGGAAGACTCCTTGTCGGGGGACTCTGATGTGGACACCGCCAGCACGGTCAGCTTGGTGAGCGGCAAGAATGTCCCAATGAGTGCCCCAAAACGCAAACCGGTTGCGAGCTTGCAGAAGGAGAAATCTTCTTCCACGCCGTCCATCCAGGACCAGTGCGGGCAGCCCAGTGCTCGGGACAGGCTGACGGAGAAGCGGAAAACGCAAGTGCCGGAGGCATCAAACCGTGTGGAGGCTGCCAAACGCTTCCAAATGAAGCGGAGTGCTGGGGCTCGAGGGTCGCTTGACTTCACAGATGACGAGAGAAGCTCGAGCCTACCCTACTTGCCGGTCCCTGACGCGGTCGTGTCTGACCAGGAGCACTCAGTAACCCGGCCGGTTCCCAGAAGGAAACCTTTTACTCAGGCCACCAAAGAGGACCACAGCAAAACAACCTCGAATGTGCAGAAAATCCAGCAAGTTCTCACCCGCTCCAACAGTTTATCAACCCCGCGGCCCACGAGGGCCTCGAAGCTACGTCGTGCCCGGCTGGGAGATGCTTCGGACAATGAATGTGTCGATACGGAGAAAACGGCCTCCAACCCTGAAGCCACCGCTCCGGGCCCCAAGCAGTCCACAGAGACAAAGAAGCTCTCCCGGCTGGACATCCTCGCCATGCCGAGGAAACGGGCAGGTTCCTTTACGGTGCCCAGTGACTCTGAGACAGCGCAGTCGAGGTCGGGGTTTCCGGGCCGGAGTGTGGAGCCCTATCGGAAGATGGGTGTTTCAGGTTCAGAGGTTAGAGCTGCGGCGAGGAAAACAGCAGCCGCTGCCTCCGCGAAGCAGCCTTTCAGCAGGACCCGTTCAAGCAGCGTCAAGTATTCCTCTTCGTCCA CATCAAGGCGGAGACCACAGGGTTCAGATTACACTTCTACTTCGGAGGAAGAATATGGCTCAAATCACAGCTCCCCTAAACACAAACGCTCCCATACTTCAACAGCCACACAAACACCAAGGATACGTGGCTCTGGGCTGAGCAAGCAGAAGCACAACGGCAGAGAAACGGATGACGATGAAGATTTTGATGACCGCCCTGACCCCTACAACTTCATGGCGCAAACAGCAGAGATAGCAGAAATAGCCAG GCTCAGCCAAACCTTGGTGAAGGATGTGGCCATCCTTGCTCGAGAGATTCATGATGTTGCTGGAGATGGGGACTCACAGAGTTCATCAGGGACAGGACCAAGCACCTCCCTCAGCTCTGTGCCCAACACTCCTGCTTCCACCATATCAGCGAGAGAAGAG ATTGCTCGTAGATCTTTTCGGCTGGCATATCCATCTCAG TTGGTGCAGCACATTCCAGAAGCAAGTCTGAACTACCAGAAAGTGCCTCCGGGATCAGTGGAACTGAAGGATTTTGACCAAAATATGAACGATAATAGAGAAGAGGATCCCTCAAGAAAAACGAGGACGAGAAACCGTGAGGAG GTAATCTTTGACAATCTGATGTTGAACCCGGTGTCCCAGTTATCACATACAATCcgtgaaaatacagaaaacctagctgaaaaaatgaa GATTCTGTTTCAAAACTCAGAAAGGAcctgggaggagatggaggccaaaattaattcagaaaatgaagtgcCAATTCTGAAGACATCAAACAAG GAAATCAGTTCTATCCTGAAGGAGCTCAGGAGAGTTCAAAAACAGCTTGAAG tCATAAATGCTATCATTGACCCTACTGGAAACTTGGATGTAGTTGCCAGTAACAAAGCATCTTCTGCTGCAAAACAATCTACAGCCACTAAAGTCAGGACTGCTAACACTTCTGGATCCACACTGGAGACTTTGTCCCCAGCACAGATGAGAAACTACACACAGAAATCGAACTGTGGGTCTTCTAGCTTACAAGATTCGAATTTCATTCCAGATGGAGAGAAATATGTGATCTGA
- the CEP170B gene encoding centrosomal protein of 170 kDa protein B isoform X4 translates to MSVTSWFLVSSTGIRHRLPREMIFVGRDDCELMLQSRSVDKQHAVINYDKEKDEHWVKDLGSLNGTFVNDVRIPDQKYVTLKLNDVIRFGYDSNMYVLEQIQHKVPEEALKHEKYTSQLQMNYKGTAVKRAEQPMEHSVYTESPQAKLEKGERKAITETNTYRTPLYGQPSWWGEDDANNKEDRRQEEHYSERSKEISQHEEELNGNVSAYRDAQEQSVFAFRREPSYFEIPTKEFQQPSKSPETQVHEIPTKDIDAVVAPVVQSHASFTIEFDDGTPGKIKIKDHVTKFSLRQRRPYSKEPAHTEVMSAESKVADWLVQNDPSLMRRQSPGDDVYSTKSDLPVHVRTLKGSRHEDGTQSDSEDPVAPKAEKETTTGSERATEQTRLQRQMRRDPHEMLHNKQAFVIEFFEDTPRKKRSQSFTHSAHSSQSDTDPGLKTKVEKRKNAVPAEKLGNAVPPSHLGAQAGKPSNSSSGTQRTSSFKREKTEDRINSSSSSASRASAKTYGSIGRKSKMAQDFMAEYLRETAQSGKLSAEKPAPLPMPVAPRVVISSEPESASAPPPEVKSAQGRRNDEEDSVSETGTYTIETESQDKEVEEARKMIDQVFGVLESPEFSRISSAFRPIIKGEKDDSDSHQHLISENGTSQKSPLLQAFASKAVSGSQADAQMSAASQGSQKWVSRWASLADSYSDSGSVSGQGDGGAESSVAPKPGEPENAVPLRTRRLLPQLPPSDKSDSPTPTVLVCQESYSEVTKRTIVKDHCVEAYGDPSSRLFIQEDLDPDSLSDASRSDDGFSTEKGKKYKDNKMLEQMGEETKSESRQPGASRVSNVRAVSEPVSTSFYIGDDSNDVGIPSKLSLSMSHARADKDGKGQEFSFKSAGTPVPGKPPVKDVSAYINAAGKVVISLHQSLPQDQENVAGKETSSFVRQESFTKDKSSGGVPQNKLPHISSHPLLKDLEAVRSTRMDFGQETHLLLKDTETALAALEAKLLGQSQQLEPSETAGQLEDSLSGDSDVDTASTVSLVSGKNVPMSAPKRKPVASLQKEKSSSTPSIQDQCGQPSARDRLTEKRKTQVPEASNRVEAAKRFQMKRSAGARGSLDFTDDERSSSLPYLPVPDAVVSDQEHSVTRPVPRRKPFTQATKEDHSKTTSNVQKIQQVLTRSNSLSTPRPTRASKLRRARLGDASDNECVDTEKTASNPEATAPGPKQSTETKKLSRLDILAMPRKRAGSFTVPSDSETAQSRSGFPGRSVEPYRKMGVSGSEVRAAARKTAAAASAKQPFSRTRSSSVKYSSSSTSRRRPQGSDYTSTSEEEYGSNHSSPKHKRSHTSTATQTPRIRGSGLSKQKHNGRETDDDEDFDDRPDPYNFMAQTAEIAEIARLSQTLVKDVAILAREIHDVAGDGDSQSSSGTGPSTSLSSVPNTPASTISAREELVQHIPEASLNYQKVPPGSVELKDFDQNMNDNREEDPSRKTRTRNREEVIFDNLMLNPVSQLSHTIRENTENLAEKMKILFQNSERTWEEMEAKINSENEVPILKTSNKEISSILKELRRVQKQLEVINAIIDPTGNLDVVASNKASSAAKQSTATKVRTANTSGSTLETLSPAQMRNYTQKSNCGSSSLQDSNFIPDGEKYVI, encoded by the exons ACGTTCGTCAATGACGTGAGGATTCCTGACCAGAAGTACGTCACCCTAAAATTGAATGATGTCATTCGCTTCGGCTATG ATTCGAACATGTATGTCCTGGAACAAATTCAACACAAAGTCCCAGAAGAAGCATTAAAG CATGAGAAGTACACCAGCCAACTTCAGATGAATTACAAAGGCACGGCAGTGAAGAGGGCGGAGCAGCCCATGGAGCACAGTGTCTACACTGAGTCCCCGCAAGCAAAGctagagaaaggagagaggaaagcaatTACAG AGACCAATACTTACCGCACCCCTCTTTATGGGCAGCCCTCCTGGTGGGGGGAAGATGATGCAAATAACAAGGAGGACAGAAGGCAAGAGGAACATTACTCAG AAAGATCAAAAGAGATAAGCCAACATGAAGAGGAACTGAATGGTAATGTTTCTGCTTATAGAGATGCCCAAGAACAGTCTGTGTTTGCCTTCCGGAGAGAGCCAAGTTACTTTGAGATTCCAACTAAAGAATTTCAGCAGCCATCAAAATCTCCAGAAACACAGGTCCATGAGATCCCAACGAAGGATATTGATGCTGTAGTAGCCCCTGTTGTACAGAGTCATGCCTCTTTCACCATTGAATTTGATGATGGTACCcctggtaaaataaaaataaaagaccacGTAACTAAATTTTCGCTCAGACAGAGAAGACCATATAGTAAAGAACCAGCTCATACAGAAGTGATGTCAGCGGAGAGCAAAGTGGCTGACTGGCTTGTCCAGAATGACCCAAGCTTGATGAGACGGCAGTCTCCAGGAGATGATGTGTACAGTACAAAGAGTGACCTGCCAGTTCATGTGAGGACGCTTAAAG GCAGTAGGCACGAGGACGGGACACAGAGCGACTCCGAAGACCCCGTGGCACCCAAGGCAGAGAAGGAGACAACAACGGGCAGTGAACGTGCGACAGAGCAAACCCGTCTGCAGCGCCAGATGAGGCGTGATCCCCACGAGATGCTGCACAACAAGCAGGCCTTCGTCATCGAGTTCTTCGAGGACACGCCGCGGAAGAAGCGGTCGCAGTCCTTCACGCACAGTGCTCACTCCTCCCAGAGCGACACTGATCCGGGGCTGAAGACCAAAGTCGAAAAGCGCAAGAATGCCGTGCCAGCAGAGAAGCTGGGAAATGCGGTGCCGCCGTCCCATCTTGGGGCCCAGGCGGGCAAACCCAGTAACAGCTCCTCTGGCACCCAAAGAACTAGCTCCTTcaagagagagaagacagaggatCGGATCAActcttcatcctcctctgcttccagaGCATCAGCCAAAACTTACGGGAGCATTGGGAGGAAGTCTAAAATGGCTCAGGATTTTATGGCTGAGTACTTGCGGGAGACTGCTCAGTCTGGGAAGCTGAGCGCTGAGAAACCAGCACCTCTGCCCATGCCAGTAGCTCCACGCGTGGTTATATCCTCAGAACCAGAGTCTGCCTCTGCTCCACCTCCGGAGGTAAAGtctgcccagggcaggaggaatGATGAGGAAGACAGCGTAAGTGAGACGGGCACATACACCATTGAGACGGAGTCGCAGGATAAAGAGGTGGAGGAAGCGCGAAAAATGATAGATCAg GTTTTTGGTGTTCTTGAGTCGCCCGAATTTTCCAGAATCTCTTCAGCCTTTAGACCAATAATTAAAGGTGAAAAAGATGACTCTGATTCTCATCAGCATCTAATCAGTGAAAATGGCACTAGTCAGAAGTCACCCTTGCTCCAGGCATTTGCCTCTAAAGCTGTGAGTGGGTCTCAGGCTGATGCACAG ATGTCTGCAGCATCTCAAGGGAGTCAGAAGTGGGTGTCTAGGTGGGCGAGCCTTGCGGACAGTTACTCTGACTCTGGATCTGTCTCTGGGCAGGGTGATGGAGGTGCAG AAAGCAGTGTAGCCCCAAAACCCGGGGAACCAGAAAATGCTGTGCCCTTGAGAACAAGGcgccttcttccccagctcccaccaAGTGATAAATCGGACAGCCCCACGCCCACGGTCCTGGTCTGCCAGGAGTCCTACTCTGAGGTTACCAAGAGAACCATCGTGAAGGACCACTGTGTGGAAGCCTATGGCGATCCCAGCAGCCGCCTCTTCATCCAAGAAGACTTGGATCCAGATAGCCTCAGCGATGCCAGCAGATCTGATGATGGCTTCAGCAcggaaaaaggcaagaaatataaagacaataaaatgcTAGAGCAGATgggggaagaaacaaaatcagagaGCCGGCAGCCAGGAGCCTCCCGAGTGTCAAATGTGAGAGCTGTAAGTGAGCCAGTTTCTACTTCGTTCTACATTGGTGATGACAGCAACGATGTGGGGATTCCCTCGAAGCTCTCTCTGAGCATGTCCCATGCTCGAGCAGACAAAGATGGCAAGGGTCAGGAGTTTTCCTTCAAGTCTGCTGGCACACCAGTTCCTGGAAAGCCACCGGTCAAAGATGTTAGCGCTTATATTAATGCAGCAGGAAAAGTGGTTATTTCCCTTCACCAGAGTCTTCCTCAAGATCAGGAAAACGtggcaggaaaggaaacatcATCTTTTGTTAGACAGGAAAGTTTTACCAAAGATAAATCAAGCGGTGGTGTTCCTCAAAATAAACTCCCGCATATTTCAAGTCACCCTCTGCTTAAAGACTTAGAGGCTGTTCGGTCAACCCGTATGGACTTTGGTCAGGAGACTCATCTTCTCCTTAAGGACACTGAAACTGCCTTGGCAGCACTGGAAGCCAAATTACTTGGTCAAAGCCAACAGCTGGAACCCTCGGAAACTGCTGGTCAGCTGGAAGACTCCTTGTCGGGGGACTCTGATGTGGACACCGCCAGCACGGTCAGCTTGGTGAGCGGCAAGAATGTCCCAATGAGTGCCCCAAAACGCAAACCGGTTGCGAGCTTGCAGAAGGAGAAATCTTCTTCCACGCCGTCCATCCAGGACCAGTGCGGGCAGCCCAGTGCTCGGGACAGGCTGACGGAGAAGCGGAAAACGCAAGTGCCGGAGGCATCAAACCGTGTGGAGGCTGCCAAACGCTTCCAAATGAAGCGGAGTGCTGGGGCTCGAGGGTCGCTTGACTTCACAGATGACGAGAGAAGCTCGAGCCTACCCTACTTGCCGGTCCCTGACGCGGTCGTGTCTGACCAGGAGCACTCAGTAACCCGGCCGGTTCCCAGAAGGAAACCTTTTACTCAGGCCACCAAAGAGGACCACAGCAAAACAACCTCGAATGTGCAGAAAATCCAGCAAGTTCTCACCCGCTCCAACAGTTTATCAACCCCGCGGCCCACGAGGGCCTCGAAGCTACGTCGTGCCCGGCTGGGAGATGCTTCGGACAATGAATGTGTCGATACGGAGAAAACGGCCTCCAACCCTGAAGCCACCGCTCCGGGCCCCAAGCAGTCCACAGAGACAAAGAAGCTCTCCCGGCTGGACATCCTCGCCATGCCGAGGAAACGGGCAGGTTCCTTTACGGTGCCCAGTGACTCTGAGACAGCGCAGTCGAGGTCGGGGTTTCCGGGCCGGAGTGTGGAGCCCTATCGGAAGATGGGTGTTTCAGGTTCAGAGGTTAGAGCTGCGGCGAGGAAAACAGCAGCCGCTGCCTCCGCGAAGCAGCCTTTCAGCAGGACCCGTTCAAGCAGCGTCAAGTATTCCTCTTCGTCCA CATCAAGGCGGAGACCACAGGGTTCAGATTACACTTCTACTTCGGAGGAAGAATATGGCTCAAATCACAGCTCCCCTAAACACAAACGCTCCCATACTTCAACAGCCACACAAACACCAAGGATACGTGGCTCTGGGCTGAGCAAGCAGAAGCACAACGGCAGAGAAACGGATGACGATGAAGATTTTGATGACCGCCCTGACCCCTACAACTTCATGGCGCAAACAGCAGAGATAGCAGAAATAGCCAG GCTCAGCCAAACCTTGGTGAAGGATGTGGCCATCCTTGCTCGAGAGATTCATGATGTTGCTGGAGATGGGGACTCACAGAGTTCATCAGGGACAGGACCAAGCACCTCCCTCAGCTCTGTGCCCAACACTCCTGCTTCCACCATATCAGCGAGAGAAGAG TTGGTGCAGCACATTCCAGAAGCAAGTCTGAACTACCAGAAAGTGCCTCCGGGATCAGTGGAACTGAAGGATTTTGACCAAAATATGAACGATAATAGAGAAGAGGATCCCTCAAGAAAAACGAGGACGAGAAACCGTGAGGAG GTAATCTTTGACAATCTGATGTTGAACCCGGTGTCCCAGTTATCACATACAATCcgtgaaaatacagaaaacctagctgaaaaaatgaa GATTCTGTTTCAAAACTCAGAAAGGAcctgggaggagatggaggccaaaattaattcagaaaatgaagtgcCAATTCTGAAGACATCAAACAAG GAAATCAGTTCTATCCTGAAGGAGCTCAGGAGAGTTCAAAAACAGCTTGAAG tCATAAATGCTATCATTGACCCTACTGGAAACTTGGATGTAGTTGCCAGTAACAAAGCATCTTCTGCTGCAAAACAATCTACAGCCACTAAAGTCAGGACTGCTAACACTTCTGGATCCACACTGGAGACTTTGTCCCCAGCACAGATGAGAAACTACACACAGAAATCGAACTGTGGGTCTTCTAGCTTACAAGATTCGAATTTCATTCCAGATGGAGAGAAATATGTGATCTGA